CTCCGATGTATAAAGAACACTGCCAAAAAATAACGAAATTCGAAATACGTATATATTCTACGGATAACGCGCACCAGGAAGGCTTTGGTTGCATCCTTCGCTCTACTGTTTCATAACCAGCTACCTACGGCCAGCTGCCAGACAACCAGTTTCCAATCTCCCCTCCCGAATACATGTTTACGAGTAACGCGCATGGCCTCTTTACGCGACTTTTGATGTGGAATGCGTTCTCCAAATAGGAGACGAACCCGGACAAAGCGTGTGTCCGTCCGTGACGCGCCCGCTTAGTTCCCTCTCTGTACTCCTCCTTTCGTCAGCGGCGGCGGGTTATTTGCTCTCTATTGTGATGTTGCTAGAAATCACTTTGAAGGCTTCGTTAATTTCGTAGTGAGTGTTATAACAGCAAATTTCCATTAAGTTGCGAAGGTATACAATTAATATCAAACCGATCTCCAAGGTCACGTCTGTCCGCCGAAGACTCATTTTTCAGTGCGTTTTTGTGAATTGAATTGCGAAATTCAATTACGCAGTGGCAATACACCCAATTGGAGAATGGCAGTTAAGGTAATTAATGACAGTAAAGAaggagcgaaaatattttgcatagtCACGCCTCATAGAATACCTGACGCATGATTGAGAACGCGCTATCTGACAAAAATGCCAGCCCCTTGTCGGACAGCGGGACGTACTGTCCCACGTTTTCTGACTCCGGGGTTTTCCCATCAATCCTGTATGTCATTCCACTACTCCTTTAAACATTTGAGATTCAGGAGCTCAACAGACACCTTAGAAACAGGTCTAGACACTTCCTGCTAGTTTGCAGTACTAATGAATTATAACAAAGTGCTAACGTCTCACCTGTATCTTTTCGAGTAAGTCGCCTCCAGTGGCTAGTTCCATCATGATGAACACTTTGGCGGGCTCCTCAATGATCGTGTCAACTCTAGCGATGTGAGGATGTTTCATGGAGCCCAAGATCTTTAGCTCCCTCGGAAGGAATTTGGTTCTGTAGATAGGCGACGACTTTTCCTTAGAGATGATTTTGCAGGCGTATGTCACGCCGTTTTTCATCACGAGTCTGTCACAACGGAAGGGTGATCTTCAAAAAACTTGCATCATCATCAacgcatgctcctagccaaccatctaaACGTAAATTGCGGGCGCTGAATCGGCAACTGGCGCAAGCGCAACACCCGCCTCACGAACGCCCATGCAGCGATCAAGCCATCCAGCAGAGAGATCGTTTTCCCACCTGACTTGTTGAAACTGAGAcgcgtacgcccttttgcgaCACTTTGCATCcatgttgtcacaaaaaggcgtacgccccgctctcTGCACAAATCAGATTTGGTCACGGTGCAATCATTGGTGTGCAGTGATTGGCCTTGGGCGTGTGATCTGGTGCAAGGCAACTACTTTCACAAACTAGATCTTTTGGTTGAGGCTTCTATGGCACATGGATGTTCATAATAGGAATTTGTCACCTACatcacattgtgacgtggcagtgaTGTGGTATGCTCGTAAGCTCCTtccactggtggtcacttttcgtgctagcggcattgaaGGATAACAAACTAGGCTATTTTTCAATGCGACAACCATAGCTTTCATAAgagaaaatgtgagaacgacaatgacggaAGTGTCTTGGGGATAAAAAGAAGGACGGACTTCTGGACATGAACGGGACATGTTCAGCTTGATCTAGCAGACTGTCTGGGAACCTACTGTTCCCTGAACTTCTGCGTgatacacaaacaaaaaataggTCAATTCTACCCGGACATGGCGAATATTCACCGTTACTGCATCGCGGCAATAATAACGACAGAGAAGTTGCAGGACGTCGAATGAGGACTTGGGCATGCCAGTTATTTTCCTTTGCGGTTGCACCTACTTTATTGGTAGTTGCTTCGGTGGAAGATGTGAGTGAAGCGTTCATACCGTACGGTAGAGTACGACCCGGAGCCCAAGACCTTGCCCGTGGTGTAGCCATGGAGGGCGAGCGACGCTTCACTCTTGGCGGCCTCTTGGGGGTCTTCGACTCCATCGTCCTCCTCGTCCGCCATGACCCCACCCCCACGGCGGCCACAACCGGGGCAGTCGCTGCCCTAACCACAACAAACCTTTTCTTCTTCATAACGTGGACTTCTTGAGAACCACGCAAATACTTCGGACTATTATGTCAAGCGCCACCTATTGGGAGAGCTGTTCTGGAGTTGAGAAAGAAACTAGCGGTAGCTACTAGCGGTGCATCGGAAAGCCATTTTGCTTCGCTATCTACTGTGGTAGGCGGGAAACTATttgcccgaaaaacagccggtggcccacaTGAGACTACCAGTGACGTCACACATGTGGTACAGGAGGTAAgagagggaaccttcagaagtttcggtttcgttttgagcatCCCAGCTCTTTTGGAAAATAGCGAGTCCCCGACTGCCTaaccaactttatttctcatttcgaAAGATTGTATCGAACTTATTTACGCAGTCATTATAATAGCTTCGGATcgtcccggagtctccctttgaGAACTGCGCACTCCAGTTCTTTATAAATCACCGAGTGACCTCTCTGCTAATGGTGGTGCACCTTAGAACACGtgacaaacgtttacggaacatggCTCTGGCGTATATTTTCATCAGAGTGGCCCCCTGCTAGGTATCAGGAAGAGGTCGAATAAGAAACGTACGTGACCGTTTATTCCacccatctctcagtatgtgtgtcagCTACCGTTTGTTATTAGGCTGTTGCTCCAATGAAGAAATGCGAGGCCccggtgttccataaacttttgtcccaaagcTGTACGTCACTGCAAGGTTCTCGTGGCCGTTCGTGGTCgtgataattcgtggctttacgtcgggAGTGATCCACGATCACCTGTACCGTCACCACTGACCGCTCGCgcggctcagtggttagcgtgctgaccatgtcacgttgagacttgtaggtacccgggttcgaaacccgatgccggctgtgctgtctggagtatttcctgggttttcctcagacgctttcagacatatgacggcagagttcccttagaagtcgtcccaggacgcacactcccccagggcgtcagtcgtgacgttgctcacctctgtgaggccggcaacggcgaaccctttcacgATCAGCACCAGCAGTGAACCGTGCGTTGAAACCTCGCCACACTCGACGCAGCTTGCGCGATATCACAGGATTGCCGACGTCCTCAGCCGAGTTCAAGCTTTGCTGTCTTGAGATCCACAGGGGCGGGTGTGGGCATTTGTGTGTCCTCGCGTGACGCGATAGTGAATTGTGACATTTGTCTGATGACAGCTGCGCAAAACAGAGGACATGACGTCCACGAACACGACGACGAATATACGACTTATTGAATTGACGACCATCCGGAAACCAGCGGAAGTTTCGTCTGGCTATCCGCGCAGCAGCAGCACAGCAGTGCGCGACTGAAGGTGAGCTGCATTGGTGTTGTGCGCAGAAGGGACAAATAACGCAGTGGTTGTGAGGCATGACTTTCTTGAATGAAACATCAAGCGATACGAAGCGAGAGGTTCCATCCGGGCTTCAAGGTATAGAGAGCCTCCTTAGTTATCTCGCTGCCTCCTTAGTTCTTGTGAAAATATTTCCGGCCGGACATTTGCCCAAAAATTATCGATAACAtaacgcaaacacagcgatggcAGTCATATTGGAAAATACTGCTAGGAATGGAATCCACATGCCACGAGACTGTCGCTACGCACGTCCTGGACCATGCTGGCATTCACACTTCGATTTATTACAACAAATTTTGTCACATGACCAAGATATGGCTAGACGACGTGTCATATTGCATATTTCACCGCGGTTGACTGGCTCTCTGGATGCACACACTTTATGTAgtagcctccccccccccccctttcctgaTGGTGACGGCATCGTTCGGCATGGTCCAACCGCTGACGATTAACCGCTGGACAAGAACACCAAAAAAGATGAGCCAGAGGAGCCCGAAAGGTAAAAGTCACAAGATGTACACGTCAGCCTCATACAGATTTGCAACACCCCCATGAAATGAAAGTCCTGCGCAAATCCTTGTTACAGAAGCAGCGGAAATGAGTTCCTGAACATCAAGGACTCCAGGAACTGTGCAGAACTCAGTGTGTCGTTCAGGTAAACTTCTGTCTTATTCTTGTAATGGAACTAATGGTCCAGCAGCAGACGTTGGGGACGTTTAATTCAGTAGCAGCTATCTCCTGGTGCCGTTTGTAGCACTGCTGGTACCGCTTGGGAGCTGTGAATGACCACTGTCGTGCTGATGGTGCTGCGATGATGTCTTGTGCTTGGCTTCCAGTTCGGACTTGAGGCTGCAGAACGGACACGGTTCACGCTCTTAGAGTAAGGAAGTTTCAAAATGGAAGTTTTTTGCGCAAACGTTGTTAAAAATGCACGCGgaaatttccttttttttttagataatgAGAAGCTTACAAAGCTTTCAAAATAAACCAGAAGCGAGCACGTCGCATTAATTTGCATAGGCATAGCTATACAACTGCTGCATTTTGTCGATAAGACCACGAAAAAGTTAAGAAATGTGCAGTTACGTTAAAATTCCAATCAGAAAGTACTTCCTAAAAGTAACAGGAATAGCTACAATAAAACCTGAGAAGATATTCTTCCTCGCTGCTGTTCCAGTCGGGCTCGTGTGCCTATGTAAGTGTATGCCAACTTGCATCTCGCAGCAACATGAATGGAAACACGGTTGCTCCCATTGAGAAAACCGCTAGGGTATTATGAGGATGACCTTCACACATTGCACTTTATCAACGTCATATTAAATAAAGAAAGGCTTGGTCGCCAGTCGATGTGCCGTGTTCATTAGGAGCCCTGCCAGTCACAGTCGTGCTGTCAACGGTCGTAGCCATCTCCCTTGCAGCCACAGCGCATAGTATATACTATACAGCATGGCTGACGCTGTATCCTGGGTACACCCTGAGGGATCCCTATAGAGTTTAGCGGCTTCAAGACTCTCTCTCGATAGCCTTGGCAACCTTTCCAGTGCAGGTCAAGCACAGCGCAGTGCAGTGTTGCAAAAGCCACCGAGAAAGAGTCTTGAAGCACACTAGGCCGTTCTAGGGATCCTTTAGGTTGGAGCGAGGATACAGCGGTAGGCACGCTGTACTTGTTCGCGGAGCACAGttcaacacacacagcacagtTCTCACCTTAAGTGGCCGCTAGGAAACTTATTAACCCAAGGATGTTTGATGAGGACATCAATCGTCGCGCGCCTCGCAACGACGGGTTCCAGAAGAAGACTAATAAGGTGCACCAAGTGATCGGCGAGCGTGATTTCCTTCGGGAAGTGGATAGATCTAGACAGCTGCAGCTCAATCTGGCGTGGAAGATCTTCCTCTCCGAACGGAAATTCTGCGGTTACCATAAGGTGGAGCAAGACGCCTAATCCCCACATGTCCACCATCTTGGGCTCATAAGGAATGTCCTGCAGTATCTCTGGAGCGGTGCAGGGTCCgccgccgcagaaagtgctgCTCAATACCTTACGCCCCGTTCTCTTAGATGCTgcacaagaagaaaaagagagcaTTCACTATTCGTGCAAAACATAAGGACCGAAAGGTTCAGTCGTTGCAGGTTCGTTGTTGTTGCAGATGATGCGTGATTACAATATGGCATCTCTTTTTCTGAAGCGTAACTTAAGCGGTAACGTGAAAGTTCCTACAGTCTCCTGCGATGTTACATTGTCTAACGTCGTTTCTAAAATCATCTTCTTATTCCTCCTCGTGTATATATGTAGCTGCATACAAATGTAGAAAGCGCCGACGTGTTTATATAAAGCCCCAATGTCGTTCACTGACAAGGAGACAGAGATAGGGCTGTGGCGCCGTCTTTTCCCGCATCGTCGGTGAGGTCCACTGCAAATTGCCCTTAGAATAGGCCTGATCTCGCAAATAGCCGTACAAAACAGTGCATGCAAGCACTGATATGTCTACATAAAGTCCATGAACGAAGTGACAGAAAAGGAACCTACTGCAAAACCTCCCGTAGCCGAAGTCCGTGAGCTTCGCCTTGCCATCTGTAGTTAGAAGCACATTCTCGGGTTTCAGGTCTCTGTGTGCGACATCGTTCCTGTGCAAGTAGGCTATGCCGCACGTCATCTGCATGAACAGCTCGTGTGCACGTGCTTCCGACAGATGTCCTTCGTTCTGTGAAAGGAAAACCTTCACTCACCAAGTGGAAAACGTTCTCCTGTATATGGTAAATTGAAACTGAAGTCTCCACTCGGCAGCCGCTGGTACTTTACACAGGAGACTGTTCTTGTACATTGCACCGTCATCATCAATGGTACATTGCATTTAAAGTTAATGGGGATTACATACTAAGGCCGCACGGGTCATTGCGAGTGTGGATGGCCCCAGCCCTTCGGTGGGTGGAAAAGTTGATTCGCTGACCCTCGCTACTGCTGCAGTTGTCCCTTGCCTTTCGCGAGGGTTAGGGACAGAGGACCTCCCGCGAAAGTCAGAAGTCGCGAACACACTGAAGCTGTATTCCCGAAACTGTTTATGCCAGAATGGCGAGAGGGACTTGCAGAAGCTGACATCTTTCTACGCAGCATATCTCATAAACCAACTTTTCTTGTATACGGCGTTCTTTCTTGCAAGGTCTTCACTGCTTTTTGCCTCTCGGGAGCACATTCAGAAGCAGTAGAAGCACTGCGCTTTGGACCCCCTACTACCAGTCTCGCTGGTTCCAAAAAAATAAGAGTTATTGGAAACAGCATCGCACACAGCGCTTTGGGAGGcccttgtttgtttgcttgttatGTGCTGAGGAGACGTGAGCCAGATCGGGGGGCCCCTTGGGTCACTCTGGAAGGCGCTTCCACACCAGAGCGGATTAGACAGGATGAAGAGTCGAGGTAGATAGTGGAAAAGAGTGAGGTATGCATATGGgcgttcgttttcttttttaccaATTCAAGATGAAATTTAAGGGCTTGGGATGCAAGGCAGCATCAGGGAGAAGTATATGTGTAGAGGAGTTTTGAAAGAAAATCTGCGTCTGCAATGTTCCTAGAGTTCCTTGCGACTTATAATTGTCAATTGGGTGATGTTACCAAAGTTATGCACGAGAAATTATTGAGTGATTGATCGTGATTGCGTAATTGTGACACACGCGATAGATCTCGTGGGTAGAAATTCTACGTAGCCGGCCACTTAATGCAAACTTATGACTGGCCGTATTAAAATTTTTTGAGTCTGCTTTGGGAAGTCTGTTCAGCCTGTCTGTTACGGCGACTTGTTCATTTGTTCGCCTGTTTCGCGAATATCACGCAGAGAACAATCTCCGCAGTCTTGGGAAGAACTCGAGTTCGTCTCATGTCCGACTCGAGGCCAACCGGTAGTAGGACGTGGAAAATTTTGCCGGCTTTCGGGTCAATGGCCTCTATAGATCCagtcacttgcactggactacTTGATTGTCCACTTATTTCTGCTTTGATATGATCGGATCTTCCAATCTTAGACAGATCGAGAGATCTTCGAGCATAGAGATCTTCGCTGCATAACAATTGacgcgtacgcctctttgtgaaaACTTTCATACATGTAAATCGCCAGAAAAAAAACGTAGACCTCCGCTTGCAGGAAAGCGGAACGATATCGTTCCGAATGGATCGTGAGTTATCGCGCTGGCTCCCAGGCTGTTATGTGGGAAGTTCTCTCTTGTGAGTGTGCACACGTTATTCGTCTTTCCTCGGAGTATATACCTGCAATTTGTCCCAGAGGTCTTCCTTTGCCAGTTCCATGACGATACAAACTCTCCGTGGCTCTTCTATGATCTCGTAAACTTTGGCGATGTGATGGTGCCGGATCTTTCGGAGTATGCGGAGCTCCCTGGGAACAAATTTACTCCAGTACTCTTCGTCTTCATCGTTCTTCTTGACCACTTTGCAAGCATACGCAACGCCGTCTTTGACGACTTTCCTGAAGGAAAAGAGGATTAGATTCCAAGGCGAGATTAACGTcaagtttttttctctttttgttgcGGGTGTACGTGGTCTGGTACCCCTCCCTCATGTATTGCCACATGGGCCGTTGTGGTACCACCGTGAGTAACTAAATAAATCATCATTGCCACACATGTGTACGTGTATAGGTATGGCTTGGACAATCGCCCTTTTGGTCAGCCACCGAGCGTGTGTAGAAAGTAGAGCACTAGGCCTATAACTAATAACATAAAAAAATCTGATATCTAATGTAGGGGTGTCCTTCTACGAACTCGTTATGTACGCGCTGTCCGGCAGCAGCGTGAACAGCAGGTCAAGTACCAGCCCCTCTGAATTATGGCCGAAAGGGTTAGTCGCAGATAGCAAAGTTCAGTCCCATGTAAACCGGAATCTTCACAGTAAGATTCAGCCTTCAGAGTTAATTCATTCGGGCAGAAAAGGCAAGACGCTGTTGTGTAAGGATTGGAGCTATACCCTGGGTGATAAGATACAATATTGTAGACATCGAGACGGTGTCTACAGCCTTCGTGTCGTGTTTTCCCGTTGTGTCCTTAGCTCGGGCTTTCTTATTATGGCTTCCCTGGCTGGTTTTCTGGATATCCTGAGGAAACCTATACTGGCTGTCGTAAGGCGGGTGGGAGACTTGCTGTGTCATGTTTGTTACTTAATTCCTAATCTGCAAAAgtgcagttgaaaaaaaaaatcttgagaATTTCATCTGCGCATCCCTAATTCCTGCCATTTGTATCACGTTCACATCAGGAAGACCTAAATTAAATTTTGGGCACGAGGAGGGGGGTACTTCGGACGTATGTGTAGAACATGCTTCCAATGAAAAGTACGATTACCTTTATACTAGCATAAAAGGAACAGGATTCATTCGTTGTGTCGTttgtgatttatgatcgatagaaaaaagaaacacacacacacacaaagaagaaaacgccTACGAcgctttctctctccctctctttctcaAGAAGTCCGCCAATGCGGaaaggcctcggattggtctgctgaaacgatctcccgcgatgactgtacaaatcgtttgaggagaccaatggaaGCAGGCTCCGCATTATCACGCTTCGCGAGAAGGAGAGTGAGAAGGAAGCGTACATTGCGCTTTCTGtggctcataaatcacgaacgaacGACGCAAAGgacgaatcccgttccttttaggTTGGTTTCAAAGTAACGACATCGTTTATTCCgcaaggagaaatttttgcactttggtGCCCCGCTCGTTTTTAGCAGACGTTCGCATAGCTTGCGGGTATGTTATTTTCGTATTTAACTTTAAAAAAACCTTCGTATTTAGCtttaactaaaaaaaaagcataaatATTGCTCGTTTCTCTTTAttcgcgacaaaattcaaagaacATTCGCAATTGTTATTTCGAAAAAAATCCATAAGTCACTATGCTATATCTATATCTTTGTCATACGTTTCACCAATGAAGCGCGTTTACAGCCAACATAATTTATCGATCTCTATGTAATAATATGAACTTACCTCACTTTAGAGTATGATCCCATTCCAATAACTCCACAGTCCTGGTATCCTCTTCCAGCTAAAATTTTCATTGCAGCCATGCTCCAGGACGACACTGCATAGCACCATCAACTGACCGACTCCTGAGTCACTGTGACACTCAAGGCGTGCTCAGCGCATCCGGCTCGAGCTCGTCATGCCGCCCTTTACGCAGCGTCGAGtgggtaaaaaaagaaacaaaaacttcGGTTTCTCCGCACGCAGAAGGCGCTTTCACCCGCGCGCTACAATGGAGCATCAAACGGTCAATATGTGAGACTTTACAGAGAGCCGAGACCTCGTTTGGATGAGCTCATCGATGACAAACGACGTCATAGAGATAAAGAACGCTTGCTCTATGCTTCCTCTCAGTGCTTCGCGACCACGTGTCCGTGACGTAGACATGTGAAGtggcggtgtcgtctgcatcaGGCGGTCGTCGCAGACGTTTTGGAGCACACGCAGTCTACGGCTACGGCTGCCTGGGGATGCGGCTGATGATGGCTCGGCTCGTTTCCAGGGTTGCCGATGCTCAAAGCATGGCTGTGAGTCGTGAATACCTCACGTCGATTGCCATCAGGCATTGTTTTGTAGACTGCGTTGGCTGGGCCGGATTATTGGACGCGcattgcattgttgcattttgCATAGCATTGCCTTCTGGCTTTTGGGTTTctaacaatcaatcaatcaataaataaatataccgATCTACTGAAACCGCTAGAACCACAAGGAGGACGTGACAACGCTTTTCGTGCTTATATTTGCGATGTATTGCCAACATGCCTAGTTCGACGTTTTACATACTGAGTTTTGTATGTATGAGTGTAATGAGTGTCGCACGCCCCAAATCCATGATGTTAACTTCCTTGTGGACTCACCTGACATTTGAGGATGACATTTGAGTCCCTCTTTATAATAGGCAACCTTGGATACGCGGAGCTCTCGACATGACATGATCCACCGAATAGTAATGTGACAATTCACATTGTCGGCAGTTCTTGCGCGTTTGATGTAAGGTTTCTGCGTTTCCTTCCTTCCAAAGTAGTAAACACAGCTTAGCTAAATGATACTGCTTTGTCTAAATATTATTgcttgttgttgatgttgacgtcACTGAACTTTCGTCTCGAGGAATGTGATACTTCTCTTTTCTTCCCTCCGTTCTTTCTTCACTTGCAGCAAGTGCTTCGCCCGAATAGGTGTCGATTGCCATTACTAGGCGAATTCAGTCACACCTTGGGCGCATGTAATGCGATCATGTAGCCGAATTTGAGACGCCAGTGTATAGGTAAACAAAAACATAATGATCACTCCAAAGTAAAACTAAACAGTATATTTTTCTATTGTTTCTATTGTATTTTACAAGGTGTACCCACTTTGTATTCACTCGCCTCTCACTTTGAATATCACATCTTTACAGCAGATCCAAATCGAAATTTTAACTTCTTTGGCGTTATCGCCAAGCAACTCACGTGTAAACCCTACACAGTGTCATCTCAACTGAGAAAACTGAATGCGCTGATGTCTTTTGAGGTAGTAAGAATAGAACAGTACGCTACGGAATAAATTGAAGCACCCGCAGTTCCAGTGGCAGAGAGCAATTCGTTTGCGGTAGTTGTTGGTACTATGTGGCAGCGCATCATTTAAGTATATAGGTCAAGGGATTGACGTGAAGTATCGTATAGTCTTCATAGTCTTCATTGTTATCCCAGTCATGTCTCGAAGCGGGTATGTATTTATTAAGCGTCCCGAAGAGCGCTCGAATGTTCTAGGTATTtccacacaaaagaaaaagaaaagtgcgtAGGCAACTTCGACCGTGTCTCCTACAGAGACAGGTAACACCTTGGTAAACATATAAGCCTATATACGGTAATCGTCGTGTCGTAGATGCCACCTGTAACTGAACCCATAATGATATAAACAATGCGAGCTACCACAGCTTCCGTTTACTGAGTCTTCTCTTACTCAACCTCCTTTTCGTCGAGGAGTTGGAACCTTTCACGTCCTCGGAATAATCCATGAAAGACTGACCCACGTCGGTGATCATGCTTCGTCCAGCCTCTGTTTCTTGCGTTTCGTTCAGGAACTTGCTCTGGTATCGGCTGGGCGTCTTGCTCTGGTACTGACTCGGCGATCTGCTCTGGTACTGACTCTGCGATCTGCTCTCGTACTGACTCGGCGATTTGCCCTGGTACTGAGTCGGCGATTTGCTCGGGTACTGACTCGGCGATTTGCTCTGGTACTGACTCTGCGACCTGCCCTGGTACTGACTCGGCGATTTCGTGGGGGTCAGGTTCGACAACATGCTGTAACCCTGATTGGGAGTTATTTGCGCGAAAGCAGAGCTGTATCGCTCGTCGTCGTTCCCATACCGCATGTTTTGGACCACGTCATTTCCGCTCAGGTAACCGCTGCCGGCCCCCGCCTGCGTACCTCCATTCGGGGGCGTCATGACGCCCTCTTCGCTTGTCACGTAAGACGGTGTGGCAGCGTGACGGCCGACGTACACAGTCCTCTCGGGTGTCTCGAGGGGCTGTTCGAGGGACACGGCGATGACTTGCGGTTCTTCGTCGCTGTACCTGCGCTCCGTGACCATCTCGGTCTTCAGGTTGTCGAAGATTGCCCTCATGTCGTCGTGGTCGGCTCCGGGTTCTTCTAAGTACTGTGCCTGCGTCTCCGTTGGTTGCCATCGACGTGTGTCGGTGTCTGCACGGGATACGTTCTCGCTCTGATAGATGGGTTGAATGGGTTGCTGCATCAGAATGGGTTGCGACGTTGGGATGACCTGTAAAAGCACCATATggcaaatgaaatgaaatcaagcttatttgtgttttgctgtatgtgttgtgttgtgttatacccctgtcacacgggcattttcgatcctgctcgaccgaacctgcttgaacccaatgcagatcggatggtgctacacggccgcttccaagcaggatcgaactttgatcctgcttgactcaagacagttcccataacaggattgagaatttcaagacggctcgacggccgccatttgcatcctcgaccccggtgaactgtcatgacttaagacggacatgcgcgcgaagctacaaatgatgcttacatcggtatacgataaattaccactaatatccctgttatataggaaacgcgaaattaatgagttccgtttattcatttgcacaggtcaaccattcaatgcgcattgaaagtggccgtgtagcagcgtcaaaactcgagcgtgctcgggaagttcgatgcagatcggattcgagaaggatcgaaatgcccgtgtgacagggcaTTATCATATATGGCGTGTTTCACCgatcatgtaaaaaaaaaatgttgaaaaGTCTCGGGGGAGCTTTTAGCGTGACTTTCGAGTGGACGTGATGAGATTTTAGGCGTAATGAGCTTGGGGGTTAAAGGATTTTCGGACGTAACGAGACTTTCGGcagtaatgagatgttaccctttCACTTCAACAATTTTAGGTCGCGAGAAATCGAATattctgaattgaactccgaaatttccccccccccccccgtcaacctcgggtttctttttcttgtgttttgccTGAAACTGAGGGCGCAGCTCGGGGTGGGGGATACGTTTATTACATAAAAAATAGGAGGAAAGGTTAGCGCAGGTCGGATTTAAATATATTCCCTATACTACAATGGCAATAGCAGAAACTGGAAAAACCGCCCTTTCCAGACGCTGAAATTGTAGGCCTACGCAATAATTC
This sequence is a window from Ornithodoros turicata isolate Travis chromosome 10, ASM3712646v1, whole genome shotgun sequence. Protein-coding genes within it:
- the LOC135370450 gene encoding testis-specific serine/threonine-protein kinase 3-like encodes the protein MAAMKILAGRGYQDCGVIGMGSYSKVRKVVKDGVAYACKVVKKNDEDEEYWSKFVPRELRILRKIRHHHIAKVYEIIEEPRRVCIVMELAKEDLWDKLQNEGHLSEARAHELFMQMTCGIAYLHRNDVAHRDLKPENVLLTTDGKAKLTDFGYGRFCTSKRTGRKVLSSTFCGGGPCTAPEILQDIPYEPKMVDMWGLGVLLHLMVTAEFPFGEEDLPRQIELQLSRSIHFPKEITLADHLVHLISLLLEPVVARRATIDVLIKHPWVNKFPSGHLSLKSELEAKHKTSSQHHQHDSGHSQLPSGTSSATNGTRR